A window of the Citrus sinensis cultivar Valencia sweet orange chromosome 9, DVS_A1.0, whole genome shotgun sequence genome harbors these coding sequences:
- the LOC112496860 gene encoding trans-resveratrol di-O-methyltransferase-like: protein MDANQDQGAKELFQGQAQLHKLLFNHLSSMSLKCAIELGIADIIHCHGRAITLSELVSALDIQPTKTTGLFRLMRLLVHSGCFNKTKVNGQEEAYGLTAASTLLIKDKPYCFSPNVSLFLDPCFVAPFQSLSSWFKGTELTLWETVHGIKFWEFMNQNPGINQRFNEAMASDTEIMTSFVVKTECKQIFEGLGTLVDVGGGNGSFSRIISEAFPGIKCTVLDLPHVVANLPEADNLKYIAGDMFQFIPPADAFLFKLVFHGLGDEDGLKILKKRRAAIASNGERGKVIIIDIVINAEEEEHELTETKFLFDIMMSVNANGKERTKSEWAKIFSDAGFSHYKITPIFGMRSLIEVYP from the exons ATGGATGCGAATCAAGATCAAGGAGCGAAAGAGTTGTTTCAAGGCCAAGCTCAACTGCATAAGCTCTTGTTTAATCATTTAAGCTCGATGTCACTCAAGTGCGCGATTGAGCTAGGCATAGCGGATATAATTCACTGCCACGGACGGGCCATCACTCTTTCTGAGTTGGTTTCGGCACTTGATATTCAGCCTACAAAAACGACTGGTTTATTCAGGCTCATGCGCTTGTTAGTTCACTCGGGCTGCTTTAACAAAACCAAAGTCAATGGACAAGAAGAAGCATACGGGCTCACAGCTGCTTCTACTCTGCTCATCAAAGACAAGCCCTACTGTTTTTCACCAAATGTTTCATTATTTCTTGACCCATGTTTTGTCGCTCCATTTCAGTCTTTAAGTAGTTGGTTCAAAGGGACTGAGCTCACGTTGTGGGAAACTGTTCATGGAATCAAGTTCTGGGAATTTATGAATCAAAACCCTGGAATAAACCAGCGGTTCAATGAAGCAATGGCCAGTGACACTGAAATAATGACAAGCTTTGTTGTCAAAACCGAGTGCAAGCAAATCTTTGAAGGGTTGGGCACATTGGTTGACGTAGGAGGTGGCAACGGATCGTTTTCCAGAATCATCTCTGAAGCATTCCCTGGAATCAAATGCACTGTACTCGACCTTCCGCATGTTGTTGCTAACCTGCCTGAGGCCGACAACTTGAAATACATAGCAGGTGACATGTTTCAGTTTATCCCTCCGGCAGATGCCTTTCTCTTCAAG TTGGTTTTTCATGGATTAGGTGATGAGGATGGGTTGAAGATACTGAAGAAACGCAGAGCAGCAATTGCAAGCAATGGTGAGAGAGGAaaggtaataataatagatattGTTATCAATGCAGAGGAAGAGGAACACGAATTAACCGAAACAAAGTTCTTGTTTGACATTATGATGAGCGTTAACGCTAATGGGAAAGAGAGAACTAAAAGTGAATGGGCAAAGATATTCTCCGACGCTGGGTTCAGTCACTACAAAATAACACCTATATTTGGCATGAGATCCCTCATTGAAGTCTATCCATAA